In Streptomyces sp. RFCAC02, the following proteins share a genomic window:
- a CDS encoding NUDIX domain-containing protein, translating to MPAPPPEPPGADLLEVGGLRLTEVAAPRPPAGERLAMDRLWNAAVAANPSLFDGPVVACAGLSWDGPRRLHLSWARTTYRHFLLRRVPGAVSWLPPLFVAVLQPDGDGRVVVGRSAATTAAPGRWQLPGGSAEPPDDGVPLDAAALRRHAARELVEETGLTTDPDALALRLVTRGRRGTVGVLYVAPARPASVLLSRHSALVRTETTHGRVPELDHITLVGSPPELRELDGPTADYLEPVIRRRPALLSQDAE from the coding sequence GTGCCCGCACCCCCGCCCGAGCCGCCCGGCGCCGACCTCCTGGAGGTCGGCGGACTCCGTCTCACCGAAGTGGCCGCGCCCCGCCCGCCGGCCGGTGAGCGGCTGGCCATGGACCGCCTGTGGAACGCGGCGGTCGCCGCCAACCCGAGCCTCTTCGACGGGCCGGTCGTCGCCTGCGCGGGCCTGTCCTGGGACGGGCCGCGCCGTCTGCACCTCTCCTGGGCGCGCACGACCTACCGCCACTTCCTGCTGCGCCGCGTCCCCGGCGCCGTCTCGTGGCTGCCGCCGCTGTTCGTCGCGGTGCTCCAGCCGGACGGTGACGGGCGCGTCGTCGTCGGCCGGTCGGCGGCGACCACGGCCGCGCCGGGCCGCTGGCAGCTCCCGGGCGGATCGGCCGAGCCGCCGGACGACGGCGTCCCGCTCGACGCCGCCGCCCTGCGCCGCCACGCGGCGCGCGAACTCGTGGAGGAGACCGGCCTCACCACCGACCCCGACGCCCTCGCCCTGCGGCTCGTCACCCGGGGCAGGAGGGGAACGGTCGGCGTCCTGTACGTCGCCCCCGCCCGGCCCGCGTCCGTCCTGCTGTCCCGCCACTCGGCCCTGGTCCGCACCGAGACGACACACGGGCGCGTCCCCGAGCTGGACCACATCACCCTGGTCGGCTCCCCACCAGAGCTGCGGGAACTCGACGGCCCCACCGCCGACTACCTGGAACCGGTGATCCGCCGCCGCCCCGCCCTCCTGAGCCAGGACGCGGAGTGA